One window of the Oxobacter pfennigii genome contains the following:
- a CDS encoding transposase, with product MPRHAREKGPECMYHIMVRSISDTPLLFKNDADKDKFLRLVKKYQEAYLFRVYGYCLMDNHAHLIIDAQGADISRIMHGINQSYAQYFNLKYNRRGHLFQDRFKSKIITDERYLIALSAYIHCNPKDVINFTNKIEKYKYSSLGMYLGSMRDRFAILNRGFILNMFSRNLSKAKKLYWEYICTHNTSEKVIEIAADMEFMDEKADYRSERRVIIRSFTPPEVVDFVKHYIKDYDSNIIVKYTRTNMESKSLSALLLRSVCDMTQKDICSFMGNISQSHAAKLCARGIELLRKKSEYKNIITDFVDRKIS from the coding sequence ATGCCAAGGCATGCGAGAGAAAAAGGTCCGGAATGCATGTACCACATTATGGTGCGCAGTATCAGCGATACCCCCCTTCTTTTCAAAAACGATGCAGATAAAGATAAGTTCTTAAGACTTGTTAAAAAGTATCAGGAAGCCTATCTGTTCAGGGTTTATGGCTACTGTTTGATGGATAATCACGCTCACCTGATAATTGATGCCCAGGGTGCGGACATTTCCCGTATTATGCACGGCATCAACCAAAGCTATGCTCAATATTTCAACTTAAAGTACAACAGGCGTGGCCACCTCTTTCAGGACAGATTCAAGAGCAAGATCATAACCGATGAGCGCTACCTTATTGCCCTTTCGGCTTACATACACTGCAATCCCAAGGATGTCATCAATTTTACAAATAAAATTGAAAAGTACAAATATTCCAGCTTAGGCATGTATTTAGGCAGCATGAGAGACAGGTTTGCCATTTTGAACAGGGGCTTTATACTGAACATGTTTTCAAGGAATTTATCTAAGGCTAAGAAGCTTTATTGGGAGTACATTTGCACGCATAATACCAGCGAGAAGGTGATCGAGATTGCCGCCGATATGGAGTTTATGGATGAAAAAGCTGATTACAGAAGCGAAAGAAGGGTAATAATCCGAAGCTTTACTCCTCCTGAAGTAGTGGACTTTGTTAAGCACTACATCAAAGATTATGATTCAAATATTATCGTTAAATATACCAGAACAAACATGGAGTCTAAGTCTCTGTCGGCGCTGCTTTTAAGGAGCGTGTGCGATATGACGCAGAAGGATATCTGCTCATTTATGGGCAACATAAGTCAGTCCCATGCCGCCAAGCTGTGTGCCAGGGGCATTGAACTTTTGAGAAAAAAGTCTGAGTATAAGAATATAATCACGGATTTCGTTGATAGAAAGATAAGCTGA